DNA from Acuticoccus sediminis:
ACCCCGCGTGTGCCGCGGTCTTCGTATCGATTATGCGGCGGCCAGCTCGGCCGTCCGGATGCGCTCGCCGCTTGTGCGGTCGAACAGGTGGATCGCGGCCGGGCGGGCCGTGATCGTCAGCGTGTCACCGATGGACCGGTCGTCCCTGCGGTCGGTCATCACCCGGATCCGGTGGCCGCCGAGTTCGCCGATGAAAAGCGTCTGCGAGCCGAGCTGCTCGATTCCTCGGATCCTGAGCGGCGCCCCCTCCCCGCCCGGCGTCAGCGCCTCGGGGCGGATGCCGGCGGTGACGGGACCGTCCGCCGCGCCCGCCGGCGCCTCCAGCGAGACCCCCTCGCCGAGGACGAGGCGGCCGCCCGCGATGTCGGCCGCGACGAGGTTCATCTCGGGCGAGCCGATGAAGCCGGCGACGAAGGCGTTGGCGGGCCGGTCGTAGACGGCGAGCGGCGAGCCGATCTGCTGCACATGGCCGTCGCGCATGATGACGATGCGGTCCGCGAGCGTCATCGCCTCGGTCTGGTCGTGCGTGACGTAGAGCATCGCCTTGCCGATCCGCCGCTGCAGCAGCGCGATCTCCTCGCGCATGCGCGCCCGCAGCTTGGCGTCGAGGTTGGAGAGCGGCTCGTCGAGCAGGAAGATGGCCGGGTCGCGCACCAGCGCGCGGCCGAGCGCGACGCGCTGCATCTGCCCGCCGGAGAGCTGGCCGGGCTTCCTCTCTAGGAGGTGCGTGATGTCGAGCATCTCGGCCGCCGCGTCGACCCGCCGGGTGATCTCGTCGGGCGGCGTGCCGCGCATCTTGAGGCCGAAGGCGAGGTTGTTGCGGATCGTCTTGTGCGGATAGAGCGCATAGTTCTGGAACACCATCGCGATGTCCCGGTCCTTCGGCTCCAGCCTGGTGACGTCGCGCCCGCCGATGAAGAGCTGGCCGGCGCTGATGGTCTCCAGTCCCGCCACCATCCGCAGCGTCGTCGACTTGCCGCAGCCCGACGGGCCGAGCAGCACGATGAGCTCGCCCTTGGCGATCTCGAGGTCCACGCCCTCGACGGCGACGACGCGGCCATAGGTCTTGCGCATCCCGCGCAGGGAGACTTCGGCCATCAGCGGGCGCCCCTCGCGGCGGCGACGAGATCGTGGTTCACGCCCGTCAGCGCCTGCGTCGCGGCACGGAAGAGGCCGAATCCGGTCTCGTAGACCGACGCGTTCTCGGGATTGGGGTGGAGCGTCTCGCCGACGCGGATCGCCCGCGCGGCGTCGTCCGTGTCGCTGAAGACACCGGCGCCGATACCGGCGATGAGCGCGGCCCCGAACGAGGCGTCGCCCTGCTCCGGAACCTCGATGGTGAGGCCCGTCACGTCGGCGATGGTCTGCCGCCACAATGCGCTGCGCGTGCCGCCGCCGACGAGGCGGGCGGTGGTGAAGCCCATGCCGCGCTGCCGCAGCACCTCGAGGCAGTCCCGCAGCGAGTAGGCGACGCCCTCGTAGAGCGCGCGGCACATGTGCGCCGCCTTGTGCGCGAAGCCGAGGCCCACGAACGAGGCCCGCAGGTCCGGGTCCCAGTAGGGGCTGCGCTCGCCGGAGAGGTAGGGGTGGAAGAGGAGCCCCTCCGACCCGGCGGGCACGGTCTGCGCCTTCCGGTCCATCCCGTCGAAGCCGATGTCCTCGAACAGCGCGTCACGCAGCCAGCGGTGGGCCGAGGCGCACGAGTTGGTGGCGGTGATGGCGTAGTAGTGGCCGGGGACGAGGTGCGGATAATGGATGACGTCGTCCGAGAAGGCGGGCGTTGCGGTGAGGGTCGAGACGGTGGCGGCGGTGGCGAGCTTCAGCGCGCCGATGCCGGGGCGCGTCATCCCCGCCGAGTAGGTCTCGGCGTTCGTGTCGGACGTGCCGCAGATGACGGTCGTCCCGGCGCGAAGGCCGGTCTCGGCGGCGGCCGCCTCGGTCACCGTGCCGGTGGCGTCGGTGGAGCGGACGATCGCCGGCAGGACGGCGGTCCTGATCCCCGCCATCTCGCACAGCGCGTCCGACCAGCCGCCGTTCTGCGCGTCGGCCAGCATGATGCCCCAGGCGTCGGTGAGGTCGGTGGCGCGGCTGCCGTCGAGCTTGCGGCGCAACCAGTCCTTGGCCGGCGTCAGGCTGCGGATCCGGGCGTGCACGTCCGGCTCCTCGTCGGCGAGCCACATGAGCTGCGGCAGGGTCCAGGTGGCGCTGATCCGGTTGCCGGAGCGTTTCAGGATCTCCGTACCCGCCTCGGCCCGGCCGCGGGTGACCTGCGCGCCGGAGCGCGCGTCGTTCCACATGATCGCCGGACGCAGCACCTCGCCCGCCTCGTCCTCGAGCACGCTGGTGTGCGCGCCCGCTGTAAGCGACAGCGCGACGACGCGGTCCGGGTCGACGCCCGCCTCCCACAGCGACTTCAGAGAGGCGACGAGCGCGACCCACCAGCCGGCGGGGTCCTGCTCGCTGTGGCCCGGCTTCGGGACCAGCGTCTCGACGGGGGCGGAGGCGCTCGCCACGACCTCCCCCGCACCGGTGATGACGGTCGACTTCAGCGAGCCCGCGCCGAGGTCGATGCCGAGAAGCAGCGGCTCAGACATTGGCGACATCGGCGTGCCGGTCGCGGTACGGGTCGACGGCTCCGGCGCGCGGCGGGAAGCCCAGCTTGCCGGGATTGAAGAGGTTCTGCGGATCGATGGCCGCCTTGATCCTGCGCAGGATGTCCATGCCGACACCGTGCTCGCCGTCCATCCACGCGCCGCGGAAGAGGCCGCTGCCGTGGTGGTGGGCGATCGAACCGCCGTGGGCCAGCGTCTCGCCGGTGGCGATCTCCCACATCCGGGCGTGGATCGGCAGAGCCTTGGACTGGTCCATCGGCGGCAGGCGCAACGTCATGTACTGGCAGACGCCCTCCGGGTAGACGTGGCTCCAGTGGGCGCTGAAGTGGGCGTCCTCGTGCAGCTCGGCCACCTGCGCGGCGATGGTGTCGTAGAGCGCGGCGGCCTGGGTCCAGTTCACCGTCACCTCGATCGTGTCGTTGTAGTAGCCCTTGTCGAGCCACTGCTTGGTGATCGAGATGTAGCGGTGCGCGCGCCAGGCATCGAAGGGCGTGCTCTCGGTCTCGACGGCGTCCACCTCGGCGGCGAACTCGCGCACCACGGCGGCCTCGGCGGCGACGATGGGCGCCTCCCCGGCGAGGACGACGTTGGCCATCACCGGGCGGGCGGCGAACGCGTCCATCCCCTCGGTCCGGCCCTTGGTCTCCTTCTCGTCGTAGAGGCGCACGATGCGAGGGTGGAGGCCCGTCTGCATGATGCGCTTGGCGAGCGCGAGCGCCGCCTGGCGGGTGGGCAGCGCGAAGACGAGCGCCTCCTCCGCCTCGGGCAGCTTCCAGATCCTGAGGGTCAGCTCGGTGATGACGGCGAGCGTTCCCTCGCTGCCGACGATGAGGTCGAGGATCGACGGCCCCGTCGCGCGCTTGGGCAGCGGGCGGATCTCGAGGACGCGGCCGTCCGGCAGCACCGCCTTGAGGCCGACCACGATGTTCTCGATCTTGCCGTAGCGGCTCGATTCCTGGCCACCGCCGCGGCAGGCCGCCCAGCCGCCGACGGTGGATATGGTGAGCGACTGCGGCAGGTGGCCGGAGGTGTAGCCCTTCGCGTTGAGCGCCTCCTCGAAGGCGCCGCCGTTCATGCCGGCCTCGACGCGCACGAGGTTGTTCTCGGTGTCGATCTCGAGGATCTGGTCCATCCGCTGCATGTCGAGCGTCATCTCGCCGCCGAGCGGGATGATGCCGCCGAGCACGCCCGAGCCGCTGCCGTAGGCGATGACCGGGTGGTCCGCCTTTGCCGCGACCGAGACGAGGTGGGCGACCTCGTCCGTGGTGCGGGGGCGCAGCACGAGGCCGGGGAGTGTCCCGACGCGGGCACCCTCACGGGCGCGGAAGTTCGCGTACGGCAGGCGGTCGTGCGCGTAGCCGTCGCGGGCGGTCTCTTCGGTGAGGACGTTGTCCGCGCCGATGATCTTCGCGCACGCGGTCGCGAGGTCGTGGTCTTGCAACGCCAAAGGTCCTCCCTGCGCCCTTGTCGGACGTCGAATGTCGTCGTCGCTCACCGGGGTCGCCGCGGTTGAGCAAACGTTTGTTCATGCCGTTTGATGCCTATCGGCGAGGCGCCTGTCAACCCACGTTTTATGAACTCGGCGGCGCGGCCGAGGAGCGCACCACGAGGTCCCCCGGCGGCAGCAGCACGACCCCCTCCCCGGTCGCCCCGCCTTCGATCAGCCCGACGATCCTCTGCACGGCGACGCGCCCCATCTCCTCCGTCGGCAGCGCCACGGTGGTGACGTCCGGGTAGACGACGCGGGCGAGGAGGTCGTCGTGCATCGTCACGACGGAGACGTCGTCCGGGACGCGAAGGCCGCGCGAGTGGAGCCGTGCGATGGCCGCGGCGCCGGTCAGGAGCGTCGCGGCGTGGATCGCGGTCACGCCGGCGCCGAGGAGCGCGTCGACGCCGGCGGGGACGCGGTCGGGGTCGTAGCCCGCCTCGGCGACGAGGTCGTCGCTCGCCTCGAGGCCCGCCTCCTCCATCGCCTCCGCCCAGCCGCGGCGGCGCGATTCGCCGTTGAAGCGCCCGAGCCGGCCCGCGAGATGGCCGATGCGCCGGTGGCCGAGGTCGATCAGGTGTCGCGTGCCGATCCGGGCGGCGCTGCGCGTGTCCATCGCCACGCAGTTCGCGTCGCCAGGCAGCACGCGGTTGATGATGACGTGCGGACGGTCGGTGCTCGCCAGCGTCTGGCGCATGCGCTCGTCATCGTCGTAGCTCGCGATGATGACGCCCTCGATCATGCTGGAGCGGGAAATGTCCTCGATGATCTTGCCGCCGGTCCCGCCCTGGTCGTAGGCGACCAGCAGCGCGTA
Protein-coding regions in this window:
- a CDS encoding LacI family DNA-binding transcriptional regulator; translated protein: MNKKTLTGPATLRDVAAAAGVDVSTVSRVLQNKGRVGAETRARILSTAERLGYQGNPVARALKTARSSTILMVVPQIENPIFASAIISAEIEARRCGYALLVAYDQGGTGGKIIEDISRSSMIEGVIIASYDDDERMRQTLASTDRPHVIINRVLPGDANCVAMDTRSAARIGTRHLIDLGHRRIGHLAGRLGRFNGESRRRGWAEAMEEAGLEASDDLVAEAGYDPDRVPAGVDALLGAGVTAIHAATLLTGAAAIARLHSRGLRVPDDVSVVTMHDDLLARVVYPDVTTVALPTEEMGRVAVQRIVGLIEGGATGEGVVLLPPGDLVVRSSAAPPSS
- a CDS encoding xylulokinase — protein: MSEPLLLGIDLGAGSLKSTVITGAGEVVASASAPVETLVPKPGHSEQDPAGWWVALVASLKSLWEAGVDPDRVVALSLTAGAHTSVLEDEAGEVLRPAIMWNDARSGAQVTRGRAEAGTEILKRSGNRISATWTLPQLMWLADEEPDVHARIRSLTPAKDWLRRKLDGSRATDLTDAWGIMLADAQNGGWSDALCEMAGIRTAVLPAIVRSTDATGTVTEAAAAETGLRAGTTVICGTSDTNAETYSAGMTRPGIGALKLATAATVSTLTATPAFSDDVIHYPHLVPGHYYAITATNSCASAHRWLRDALFEDIGFDGMDRKAQTVPAGSEGLLFHPYLSGERSPYWDPDLRASFVGLGFAHKAAHMCRALYEGVAYSLRDCLEVLRQRGMGFTTARLVGGGTRSALWRQTIADVTGLTIEVPEQGDASFGAALIAGIGAGVFSDTDDAARAIRVGETLHPNPENASVYETGFGLFRAATQALTGVNHDLVAAARGAR
- a CDS encoding FAD-binding oxidoreductase gives rise to the protein MALQDHDLATACAKIIGADNVLTEETARDGYAHDRLPYANFRAREGARVGTLPGLVLRPRTTDEVAHLVSVAAKADHPVIAYGSGSGVLGGIIPLGGEMTLDMQRMDQILEIDTENNLVRVEAGMNGGAFEEALNAKGYTSGHLPQSLTISTVGGWAACRGGGQESSRYGKIENIVVGLKAVLPDGRVLEIRPLPKRATGPSILDLIVGSEGTLAVITELTLRIWKLPEAEEALVFALPTRQAALALAKRIMQTGLHPRIVRLYDEKETKGRTEGMDAFAARPVMANVVLAGEAPIVAAEAAVVREFAAEVDAVETESTPFDAWRAHRYISITKQWLDKGYYNDTIEVTVNWTQAAALYDTIAAQVAELHEDAHFSAHWSHVYPEGVCQYMTLRLPPMDQSKALPIHARMWEIATGETLAHGGSIAHHHGSGLFRGAWMDGEHGVGMDILRRIKAAIDPQNLFNPGKLGFPPRAGAVDPYRDRHADVANV
- a CDS encoding ABC transporter ATP-binding protein, translated to MAEVSLRGMRKTYGRVVAVEGVDLEIAKGELIVLLGPSGCGKSTTLRMVAGLETISAGQLFIGGRDVTRLEPKDRDIAMVFQNYALYPHKTIRNNLAFGLKMRGTPPDEITRRVDAAAEMLDITHLLERKPGQLSGGQMQRVALGRALVRDPAIFLLDEPLSNLDAKLRARMREEIALLQRRIGKAMLYVTHDQTEAMTLADRIVIMRDGHVQQIGSPLAVYDRPANAFVAGFIGSPEMNLVAADIAGGRLVLGEGVSLEAPAGAADGPVTAGIRPEALTPGGEGAPLRIRGIEQLGSQTLFIGELGGHRIRVMTDRRDDRSIGDTLTITARPAAIHLFDRTSGERIRTAELAAA